The stretch of DNA AGATTGCGGATGGTTCGTAGGGGGGGTTATGGCAGATACCTCTCCTGCTTTTTCATGGTCCCCTGATAATGAGTTTTTTGCGATTGAGGGAGATGAGTACGATTCAGCCTTTTTCGACAAACGCTCCAAGTTCGTTCATTATCGGCCGTGGGTTCTGGTTTTGAACAACCTTGAGTTTGACCACGCGGATATTTTTCGAGACACGGCTGATGTTCAGCGGTCGTTTCGTCAGTGTATCTCGCTAGTTCCGTCCTCTGGAACAATCTTGTTTAATGGAGACGATGAACGCTTGCAGGCTCTCCTACCCGTGAATTGGACAAACTGTCGATCTTTTGGTTTCGGAGAGAACAACGACTACAGGATTTCACGAATTGTCGAAGGTGATGTCTCTAGAATACGGGTAACCGAACGGGCTTCTAGGCGAGTCAAGGTTGAGCTGACATCAAGACTTATTGGGAGTTTCAATGCGCAAAACCTGGCAGCCGCTGCTTTGGGGGTAGGGTTTTTGACAAATTTTGTTTTTGAGAATGCGCCCGTTTTGGACCTTTCGGCCTTTGGGGGTCTGAAGCGGAGGCAGGAAATTCGATTCGAGACCGAACGCAGAATTCTAATTGAAGACTTCGGCCACCATCCAACTGCTCTGAGTCTTGCGCTTACGGCGCTCCGGGAATTCTATCCCGGTTGGCATATCCATGCTATGGTGGAGCCCCGAAGTAACACGATGCGGACCAATTGCCTCGAAAAGGAGCTGACATCCGCTCTTTTGAAGGCGGATTCCGTAACCTTAGCACCTATTCATCGGAAGGAGTTGATTTCGGCTGAAGAAATGTTGGATCCTGCACGCGTTGCAGGGACCCTGTGGGAAAGTTCGATTGAGTGCACGGTCTGTGAAAAGGATTCAGATCTTCTCGATGCGTTTCACTCGCGGTTGGGTAGTCAAAAGACACTTACAGTCATTTTTTCCAACGGTGCTTTTGGAGGGTGGCTAGGAGAATTTGAGAAGCTCCTTGAGACAGGTGTCTAAAGATGGTCTCCCAGAGATCTTGTTTTTTAGGCGGAGGGGACTAAAACGCCTAAAAATGTCATTCGACTACCACAATCGTTTGGTGGTCAGCGTTCCTTGGAACGTATCGACGCGTAAAGCGGAGGCTTTTGTGGCCTCTAGTCGGGATTGGATACGGAAGCAAATGCTGGGTTTGTCACCCGTTCTCGGTTTGAAGCAGTATTTTGATCGCGAACCTTGGATAGCAATAGACGGGAGAAAAATTTCTGTAGGCATCCGTTTTGCGTCCTCCGGTCGAAATTATTGGATTTACCAAGAGAGGCACCAGCAAGGACTGTTTCAGATAAACGATCGAAGCGACCCCGCGATATCTCTGATTCGATTGGTGCGAGACGTTGCGAAGGATTTCCTTGAGAAACGGACGAGGTATTGGTCAGAGGCCTACTCTCTTTCGGTGGGAAGAGTCTGTGTGCGCAATCAGAGCACTCGTTGGGGGTCCTGTTCTCAAAGTGGATGTATTTCACTGAATTGGCGGCTTCTACTTCTCTCTCCAGGTGCACAGGACTATGTAATTCTTCACGAACTCGCTCACTTGGTTCATCTCAATCATTCCGCCGAATTTCACAACTTTCTGTCGTCTCTGGATCCGAAGCGGTCCGAGCATGAAGCTGAATTAGAGGAGCGTGGTCCGCTTCTTATGCGAGTGGGGCGGGGACTTGCCACGTGAGGCAATCCCGCTGTAGGTTCCGGTATGAGTGAGCGATCTAGTGTTGCCCTGGTGTACGAGGAACACGGTAGGCCGGAGGAAGTTCTCAAGATCAAGAAGCTCGAGTTGCCTCCTTTGCGTGACGGAGAGGTGAAAATAAAAATGGAAGCGGCGGCAATTCATCCCTCGGATCTGGGGATGATCGGGGGAAGTTATGGTCGCCTAAGAGATCTTCCTGCCGTAGGGGGTAGAGAGGGGGTAGGGCAAGTCGTCGAAACTGGACCTGGAGTAGCCGCTACCTGGGAAAGTACGCGGGTCAGAATCCCAGAACACGTAGGAGTTTGGCAATCGGAGCAAATCGCGTCAGTAGAAGGATTGGCTCGGATTCC from Verrucomicrobiota bacterium encodes:
- a CDS encoding Mur ligase family protein; this translates as MRLPKRVFLIGIGGTAMGNLAVCLNKAGVEVSGSDAGVYPPISDLLSENRISFSPTEDLGAIEEMSDGIVIVGNAVSRGHPQVEWLMENPSVTRMSFPEFLGSFLVNRTRNLVVAGTHGKSTTTAAASHILRNQQADCGWFVGGVMADTSPAFSWSPDNEFFAIEGDEYDSAFFDKRSKFVHYRPWVLVLNNLEFDHADIFRDTADVQRSFRQCISLVPSSGTILFNGDDERLQALLPVNWTNCRSFGFGENNDYRISRIVEGDVSRIRVTERASRRVKVELTSRLIGSFNAQNLAAAALGVGFLTNFVFENAPVLDLSAFGGLKRRQEIRFETERRILIEDFGHHPTALSLALTALREFYPGWHIHAMVEPRSNTMRTNCLEKELTSALLKADSVTLAPIHRKELISAEEMLDPARVAGTLWESSIECTVCEKDSDLLDAFHSRLGSQKTLTVIFSNGAFGGWLGEFEKLLETGV
- a CDS encoding SprT family zinc-dependent metalloprotease gives rise to the protein MSFDYHNRLVVSVPWNVSTRKAEAFVASSRDWIRKQMLGLSPVLGLKQYFDREPWIAIDGRKISVGIRFASSGRNYWIYQERHQQGLFQINDRSDPAISLIRLVRDVAKDFLEKRTRYWSEAYSLSVGRVCVRNQSTRWGSCSQSGCISLNWRLLLLSPGAQDYVILHELAHLVHLNHSAEFHNFLSSLDPKRSEHEAELEERGPLLMRVGRGLAT